One window from the genome of Periophthalmus magnuspinnatus isolate fPerMag1 chromosome 18, fPerMag1.2.pri, whole genome shotgun sequence encodes:
- the lrp10 gene encoding low-density lipoprotein receptor-related protein 10, with amino-acid sequence MSLACSILVLIFSILSCCCFEFTHSSARCSRYLPVTDNQVGEITSSAYHSYSYRYGSTYDCWVIKGLENQPIVLSFSQFSVRCRKEWVSIKSSVGGEPMVLCGKLPEPMEFPGGNITIIHHFLPHLFPVSSFRLNYARDSGFCPETSFQCLGGRCIPLSWLCNGQVECLDEGLGFGSDEQDCEPEEDTPEPTRYSYTLDGQNNVETYTEKNSAMSQTAINTESDLWALFKGHQEEESDIDRQLSAVTPAPIDWPCGGLLQTFYGTFSPPILRGPALFCVWTVDPEDSRPLRLDLQQLLLGPGDRLTVFNREQGKGDILKIITSSSNYKSVQVESHTGVLSLTYQTIPGSEGSGFNATFRVGTYCPPWEGRCGGAAGGCFTQEQRCDGKWDCPETGRDEEGCRGCSRSQFACGVAGQRSVASSHFTGRPVCYPVTERCNYQLYCADGSDEKDCTVCQPGTFHCDSDRCVFETWRCDGQVDCKDGTDEMNCTVILPRKVITAATVGSLVCGLLLVIAMGCTCKLYSLRTREYSMFAPISRLEAELIQQQAPPSYGQLIAQGIIPPVEDFPTENPNETSSLSLRGILQLLRQDAANSPHRRRRPRFVRRAVRRMRRWGLIPRTSSRPSQASSTPQAEAVSTPQGTLQPIATSSSSAVEAVNQPVPQKLGLAQTEQQQGAPPPPLPLPSSPPASPPPPPYAPPAPLPDTPRTPPVTVPPSSPSLASIFHTLGLSISLFRASPSNNSMALSASPSFSSSSSDDDVLLIPLSEDTSSTTSEDDVPMLT; translated from the exons ATGTCACTTGCATGCAGCATCCTTGTCCTAATATTTTCCATTTTAT CATGCTGCTGTTTTGAGTTTACCCATTCTTCTG cACGCTGTAGCCGCTACCTTCCGGTTACAGACAACCAAGTGGGAGAGATCACAAGTTCAGCCTACCATAGCTACTCTTACCGATATGGCTCCACCTATGACTGCTGGGTCATCAAGGGCTTAGAAAACCAGCCTATTGTTCTTAG tttttcccAGTTTTCTGTGCGGTGCAGGAAGGAATGGGTGTCGATAAAATCATCAGTTGGGGGTGAGCCAATGGTCCTCTGTGGAAAGTTGCCCGAGCCTATGGAGTTTCCTGGGGGCAATATTACTATAATCCACCATTTCCTGCCCCATTTGTTTCCTGTGTCATCATTTCGCTTGAACTATGCCAGAG ATTCTGGTTTTTGCCCTGAGACATCCTTTCAGTGCCTGGGAGGGCGGTGCATTCCTCTCTCCTGGCTCTGTAATGGCCAAGTCGAGTGTCTGGATGAAGGACTTGGTTTTGGCAGTGATGAACAAGACTGTGAGCCCGAAGAGGACACACCAGAACCCACCAGATACAGCTACACACTGGACGGACAGAACAACGTGGAAACTTACACAGAGAAGAACAGTGCCATGTCTCAAACCGCCATCAATACAGAGTCTGATCTCTGGGCTCTTTTTAAAGGGcatcaggaggaggagagtgacaTAGACCGACAGCTCAGTGCAGTGACCCCTGCTCCCATTGACTGGCCGTGCGGGGGTCTGCTGCAGACATTCTATGGCACTTTCTCGCCTCCGATCCTCCGCGGCCCTGCACTCTTCTGTGTGTGGACAGTGGACCCTGAGGACTCCAGGCCCCTCAGACTGGACCTCCAGCAGCTGTTACTCGGGCCTGGTGACAGACTTACTGTGTTCAACAGAGAACAAGGCAAAGGGGATATACTCAAAATT ATCACAAGCAGCTCTAATTACAAATCAGTCCAAGTTGAGTCTCACACTGGTGTTCTTTCTCTGACATACCAAACTATCCCCGGGTCAGAGGGAAGCGGCTTTAATGCCACCTTCCGAGTTGGAACCTACTGTCCACCGTGGGAAGGCCGATGTGGAGGAGCCGCAGGTGGATGCTTTACTCAGGAGCAACGCTGTGACGGCAAATGGGACTGTCCAGAAACGGGCCGGGACGAGGAGGGCTGCAGAGGCTGTAGTCGTAGTCAGTTTGCCTGTGGGGTcgcaggtcagaggtcagtggcATCCAGCCATTTTACAGGTAGACCTGTGTGCTACCCAGTCACAGAGAGATGCAACTACCAGCTGTACTGTGCCGATGGGAGTGACGAGAAGGACTGCACCGTGTGTCAACCTGGAACTTTTCATTGTGACAGCGACAG gtgtgtttttgagacaTGGCGCTGCGATGGCCAGGTGGACTGTAAGGATGGCACTGATGAGATGAACTGCACTGTCATCCTTCCACGCAAAGTCATCACAGCTGCAACAGTGGGCAGCCTTGTGTGTGGGCTGCTGCTCGTGATAGCTATGGGCTGTACCTGTAAACTCTACTCCCTCAGAACCAGAGAGTACAG CATGTTTGCACCTATCAGTCGCCTGGAGGCAGAGCTAATTCAGCAGCAGGCCCCTCCCTCATATGGCCAACTGATTGCCCAGGGTATAATTCCCCCAGTGGAGGACTTTCCAACTGAAAACCCTAACGAG aCATCTTCGCTGTCTTTGAGAGGAATCCTTCAGCTCCTTCGACAGGATGCAGCTAACTCCCCACACCGCAGACGTAGGCCCAGGTTTGTGCGACGGGCTGTGCGGAGGATGAGGCGGTGGGGTCTAATTCCCAGAACTTCATCCAGACCATCCCAGGCCTCCAGCACCCCACAGGCAGAAGCAGTCTCCACCCCACAGGGAACCCTTCAGCCCATAGCCACCAGCTCCTCTTCGGCTGTGGAGGCGGTCAACCAGCCCGTGCCTCAAAAACTGGGCTTGGCTCAAACGGAGCAGCAACAAggagctcctcctcctccactgcccCTGCCATCATCACCTCCTGCgtcccctccacctcctccatatGCCCCCCCAGCCCCTCTTCCAGACACTCCCCGCACTCCTCCAGTCACTGTCCCACCCAGCAGCCCCTCTCTGGCCTCTATCTTCCACACATTGGGCCTGAGTATCTCCCTGTTCAGGGCCTCTCCCTCCAACAACTCCATGGCCCTGTCTGCGTCTCCCTCCTTCTCATCGTCCTCCTCTGATGATGACGTGCTGCTCATCCCGTTGTCAGAGgacacctcctccaccacctcagAGGATGATGTGCCCATGCTCACCTGA
- the LOC117386005 gene encoding ciliated left-right organizer metallopeptidase — MTAVLDDPSVVRIDPMTLAALQDTGWYTADQNRAQCLVWGQGKGNRFGSPSTCKNNSAFFCSGNGFGCHYLHLHKGQCQSDPYLDGCRIYKPILNGSECWLTGNAQQATQDEMFGHDSRCFFSTLNKQIKGYKGFIWCPDKRLCVPDIAPAEFLSYNTSKSERVVWPFWRTSALVIVVSAFSLVLVVTISCRFLSCCKIVGPHLHLE; from the exons ATGACCGCAGTGCTTGACGATCCCTCTGTTGTTCGGATTGACCCAATGACTCTGGCCGCACTGCAGGACACCGGCTGGTACACGGCTGACCAGAACCGGGCGCAGTGTCTGGTCTGGGGACAAG GTAAAGGAAATAGGTTTGGCTCACCCTCAACTTGTAAAAACAACTCAGCTTTCTTTTGCTCTGGCAA TGGTTTTGGGTGTCATTATCTTCACCTCCACAAGGGGCAGTGCCAGTCTGATCCTTACCTGGATGGATGCCGCATTTATAAACCAATCCTCAATGGA AGTGAGTGCTGGTTGACGGGAAATGCCCAACAGGCTACACAAGATGAAATGTTTGGACATGATAGCCGTTGTTTCTTTTCAACTCTCAACAAACAG aTCAAAGGATATAAGGGCTTCATTTGGTGCCCTGAcaagagactgtgtgtgcctgATATTGCTCCTGCTGAGTTTTTGTCTTATAACACAAG CAAATCAGAGAGAGTAGTTTGGCCATTTTGGAGGACCTCTGCTCTAGTCATTGTTGTTTCGGCCTTCTCCCTGGTTCTGGTTGTGACCATTTCCTGTCGTTTCCTGTCCTGCTGCAAG ATAGTTggaccacatttacatttggaATAA
- the LOC117385994 gene encoding uncharacterized protein LOC117385994 — protein MNGRTNIIMDLSKPAKYHGLMNQGATCYLNSVLQVLFMTEDFRESVRKNNARTEQIDKELRELFEDLERYTAYTYKITQKLRIENVYEQRDAAEHYEKILRLSSPEAAQIFHGELINKNICKECQTTFPREAGFWSLPLPLVNDNNEYSVEKGIEDFFRSSEISGDDQMYCETCDKKCDAVLACEVKHYPEVLVLLLKRFEFDYRYMTYVKINQPVNVPQTLQMSENHFYNLYAIVEHSGELRFGHYISIIRPQNDDIWYIFNDSTAPYSASPTLERSHTAYLLFYRKHKETHEDNSSNEISKPTEKEQVPAKPENEETPTKPLLKRSFDKNQQEYTIVVKKPKQKLSVDEDYLDLKGQKCLELDNSSSQQMCDPNVLGLNKERQSSECSVDNSNMGFSNEQREQHNVKDESIEHVKQEPQPEIKQSFASTKTDHLSHVYANQETFEIVQTEMRKEECSIKLHLKQNVNNQGSETRENDCKGFGRCEGLQSCSDLDVNTKTAKGNNEVMTEKIEASENTGLLSQMKPNQEKCDRSDNLGADTIVNANNGKGGGGEDRSEINPGLPLCFSNQNEQTIEIMATEKQEQGIDQSEKRVFAMNMEGTIGRTNEDDCDKRQGISAGGSPAEINLNNAIDKVIHNTDYSTDDTSCIEVNTLSMTLQPDRTAYVKLDEREMNKSCLLRESGKNGYEKVEKDCTGDGLSDRNHAGEFSKDSEIVLGLSSEPLSKSQSMERLMSVEGNKDKAGSYCKNNVGGDVVQSNNKDIKAAHKKSDPGCSASVNQNFLRQSFLTMQEDEAGVQGEKNYQKMNVEQLEITEKSDLSLEDSQRTESQIDATVKPMKRMTIYEYHLENMQGLKDGKFNKSQTDMCERGKTNISPPQSLPGTETENHHNLGDVSCKTHNLINNDKAESYCKDNVGGDVVQSNNMDIKAAHIRRSSLTLQKDKAEVQGEKNGLKMNVEQLEITKKSHLRKKIPYSETESHYSLGVRFRRELFESCVVIKEGNQDTIKLTLKPRENNDKTTKCYDVSMTEME, from the exons ATGAATGGTCGGACAAACATTATCATGGATTTGAGTAAACCAG CCAAATACCATGGGTTGATGAACCAGGGAGCTACGTGTTACCTAAACAGCGTCCTGCAGGTGCTGTTCATGACCGAAGACTTCAGAGAAAGCGTCAGAAA GAACAATGCACGGACGGAGCAGATTGACAAAGAGCTGAGGGAGCTGTTTGAAGACTTGGAACGATATACTGCCTATACATATAAAATTACACAGAAGCTCAGGATCGAAAATG TGTATGAGCAACGTGATGCAGCAGAGCATTATGAGAAGATTTTACGTCTGAGCAGTCCAGAGGCGGCCCAG ATTTTTCATGGAGAACTGATAAACAAGAACATATGTAAGGAGTGTCAAACTACATTTCCGAGGGAAGCTGGATTCTGGAGTCTGCCTCTTCCCCTGGTGAACGACAACAATGAATACAGCGTG GAAAAGGGCATTGAGGACTTCTTCCGTTCATCAGAGATCAGTGGAGATGATCAGATGTACTGTGAGACATGTGATAAAAAATGCGATGCAGTTCTG GCTTGTGAGGTGAAACATTATCCAGAAGTCTTGGTGCTGTTGTTGAAGCGCTTTGAGTTTGACTACAGATACATGACTTATGTCAAAATCAACCAGCCTGTGAATGTGCCCCAGACTCTACAGATGTCAGAG AATCACTTTTATAACCTGTATgccattgtggaacattctggagaACTGAGATTTGGACATTATATTTCCATTATCAGACCTCAGAATGATGATATATggtatatttttaatgattctACG GCTCCATATAGTGCTTCACCAACATTGGAAAG ATCCCATACAGCTTATCTACTGTTTTATCGAAAACATAAAG AAACTCATGAAGACAATAGCTCCAATGAGATCAGCAAACCAACTGAGAAGGAGCAAGTTCCAGCAAAACCAGAAAATGAAGAAACACCAACCAAACCTTTGCTGAAGAGGTCATTTGACAAGAATCAACAAGAATACACGATTGTTGTGAAGAAACCAAAACAGAAGCTGAGTGTAGATGAAGACTATTTGGATCTGAAAGGTCAGAAATGTCTAGAATTAGACAACTCCTCGAGTCAGCAAATGTGTGACCCTAATGTGCTGGGATTAAACAAAGAAAGGCAAAGTAGTGAGTGTTCAGTAGATAATAGCAACATGGGGTTTAGTAATGAACAACGTGAACAACACAACGTGAAGGACGAGTCCATTGAACATGTTAAGCAGGAACCTCAGCCAGAAATTAAGCAATCTTTTGCATCTACGAAAACAGATCACCTCAGTCATGTGTATGCAAATCAGGAAACTTTTGAAATTGTGCAGACAGAAATGAGAAAGGAAGAATGTTCTATAAAACTACACTTaaagcaaaatgtaaacaaccagGGAAGTGAAACTAGAGAGAATGATTGTAAGGGGTTTGGAAGATGTGAGGGTTTGCAGTCATGCTCAGATCTTGATGTTAATACAAAAACAGCAAAGGGTAATAATGAAGTAATGACAGAAAAAATAGAAGCATCTGAAAACACAGGACTTTTAAGTCAAATGAAGCCAAATCAGGAAAAATGTGACAGATCAGATAACTTAGGAGCAGACACTATAGTGAATGCAAACAATGGTAAAGGTGGTGGAGGTGAGGATAGATCTGagattaatcctggtttaccATTGTGTTTtagtaatcaaaatgaacagacAATTGAAATAATGGCAACAGAAAAACAAGAGCAGGGGATTGACCAGTCAGAAAAAAGAGTTTTTGCAATGAATATGGAGGGAACAATTGGGAGGACCAATGAAGATGATTGTGATAAAAGACAAGGCATAAGTGCTGGAGGCAGTCCTGCTGAAATAAACTTAAACAATGCAATAGATAAAGTTATACATAATACTGATTACAGCACAGATGACACCAGCTGTATTGAAGTTAATACACTTTCAATGACACTCCAACCAGACAGAACAGCATATGTGAAGTTAGATGAAAGGGAAATGAACAAATCATGCTTATTAAGGGAAAGTGGTAAAAATGGCTATGAGAAGGTAGAAAAAGATTGTACAGGTGATGGACTTTCCGATAGAAACCACGCTGGGGAATTCTCTAAGGACAGTGAGATTGTTCTTGGTTTAAGTAGTGAACCTTTGTCAAAAAGTCAATCAATGGAAAGACTCATGTCAGTGGAGGGAAATAAAGATAAGGCAGGGAGTTATTGCAAGAATAATGTAGGTGGAGATGTCGTTCAAAGCAATAATAAGGATATAAAAGCAGCACATAAAAAGAGTGATCCTGGTTGTAGTGCATCTGTGAACCAAAACTTTCTCAGACAATCTTTTTTAACAATGCAGGAAGATGAGGCAGGGGTACAAGGTGagaaaaattatcaaaaaatgAATGTAGAACAATTGGAAATAACTGAAAAATCTGACTTGAGTTTAGAGGATTCGCAAAGAACAGAGAGCCAAATAGATGCAACGGTGAAACCAATGAAGAGGATGACAATATATGAGTATCACCTGGAGAATATGCAAGGGTTGAAGGATGGGAAATTTAACAAAAGCCAAACAGATATGTGTGagagaggaaaaacaaacatttcaccACCTCAATCTCTCCCAGGTACAGAAACAGAAAATCATCATAATTTAGGAGATGTTTCATGCAAAACCCATAacttaataaataatgataaggcAGAGAGTTATTGCAAGGATAATGTTGGTGGGGACGTCGTTCAAAGCAATAATATGGATATAAAAGCTGCACATATCAGACGATCTTCTTTAACACTGCAGAAAGATAAGGCAGAGGTACAAGGTGAGAAAAATGGTCTGAAAATGAATGTAGAACAACTggaaataaccaaaaaatcaCACTTGAGAAAGAAAATACCATATTCAGAAACAGAATCCCATTATAGTTTAGGAGTAAGGTTTAGGAGAGAGCTGTTTGAGAGTTGTGTTGTGATCAAAGAAGGAAATCAAGACACAATCAAGCTTACACTAAAGCCAAGAGAAAACAATGACAAAACTACTAAATGCTATGATGTTAGCATGACAGAAAtggagtaa
- the LOC117386274 gene encoding uncharacterized protein DDB_G0292642-like produces the protein MSFAESEPEKCYDPLDNTVPLVDGKDDLDPFSLDDGVLKARLSCGHVVSPESLTAACRAQLDEGNYKFKCPALIGERPCNSPLSYQEVRRLADLTVKEMQYFEENIARLAAADYSDIERCPKCKTNIERKDMANLCVQCSVCSAERREPYLLCWQCLKPWKGNAPRSDHCENSGCKNYELELLQNCKLTNLPQVRGADAVPSIRACPTCGQRVEHDKTGCKNVICPRCQKEFCFVCLKLTPECLKTSSYFIPCSAGVAPRQTSIPVWRRT, from the exons ATGAGCTTTGCTGAAAGTGAACCAGAAAAGTGCTATGATCCTTTGGACAACACGGTCCCATTGGTAGACGGAAAAGATGACTTGGATCCCTTTT CATTGGATGATGGTGTCTTAAAAGCACGTCTCTCCTGTGGGCATGTTGTTTCTCCAGAATCTCTCACTGCAGCCTGTCGCGCCCAACTAGATGAG GGTAATTACAAATTCAAATGTCCTGCCCTTATTGGAGAAAGACCCTGTAACAGTCCCTTGTCATACCAAGAGGTGCGCAGACTGGCTGATTTGACTGTAAAGGAGATGCAGTACTTTGAAGAGAACATTGCACGTCTGGCTGCAGCGGACTACAGTGATATTGAGAGG TGCCCCAAATGTAAGACTAACATTGAGAGGAAGGACATGGCCAACCTGTGTGTGCAGTGCAGCGTGTGTTCGGCTGAACGGAGAGAGCCGTACCTTCTGTGCTGGCAGTGTCTAAAGCCGTGGAAAGGCAACGCACCTCGCTCCGATCACTGTGAAAACTCAGGCTGCAAGAACTATGAGCTGGAGCTGCTCCAGAACTGCAAACTCACTAACCTGCCCCAAGTGCGTGGGGCAGACGCGGTCCCCTCCATCCGGGCCTGTCCCACCTGCGGACAGAGAGTAGAGCATGACAAAACAGGCTGCAAAAACGTCATTTGTCCTCGCTGCCAGAAGGAGTTCTGCTTTGTGTGTCTGAAGCTCACTCCTGAGTGTCTGAAGACCAGCTCCTACTTCATCCCCTGCAGCGCTGGAGTGGCCCCCCGACAGACCTCCATCCCAGTGTGGCGCAGGACCTGA